One window of Quercus robur chromosome 12, dhQueRobu3.1, whole genome shotgun sequence genomic DNA carries:
- the LOC126708636 gene encoding probable glucan 1,3-beta-glucosidase A isoform X2: MRKQHNYVQMAINSRILLLSIVVLLPICSVSQEMDNSSLRIKAVNLGGWLVTEGWIKPSLFDGIPNNDFLDGTGLQFKSVTTGKYLCAETGGGTIIVANRTAASGWETFSLWRLNETTFQFKVFNKQFVGLNNNENGVDVIAVSTTPGQSETFEIVRKSDDKTRVRIRAPNGFFLQAKSEVLVTADFAENSEWGDNDPSVFVIKNSGGLQGEFQVTNGYGSQRAPQIMRNHWNTFIVEDDFKFISTNGLNAVRIPVGWWIASNPTPKPYVEGSLQALDNAFLWAKKYGVKIIIDLHAAPGSQNGWEHSSSRDGSQEWGKTDENIQQTVDVIEFLTARYAKNPSLYAVELINEPLAPGASQESLNKYYKAGYEAVRKHSNAYVVLSNRLGPADPREFLSLASGFMRSVIDVHYYNLFSSEFDSMTVQQNIDFVHTNRTSQLNYVTTSNGPRILIGEWVAEWQVNGATKEEYQKFAKAQLDVYGRATFGWAYWTLKNVNNHWSLEWMIKNGYIKL; encoded by the exons ATGAGAAAACAACATAACTACGTACAAATGGCGATCAATTCAAGAATATTGCTGCTAAGCATAGTTGTTCTCTTGCCTATTTGTTCTGTTTCTCAAGAGATGGACAATTCAAGCTTGAGAATAAAAGCAGTAAATCTGGGAGGTTGGCTGGTCACAGAAGGATGGATTAAACCTTCTCTCTTTGATGGCATCCCCAACAATGACTTTTTG GATGGAACCGGGCTTCAGTTCAAATCAGTAACAACTGGGAAGTATCTTTGTGCTGAGACTGGAGGGGGAACCATTATAGTTGCTAACAGAACAGCTGCTTCAGGGTGGGAGACTTTTAGT TTGTGGAGGCTCAATGAGACGACTTTCCAATTCAAAGTCTTCAATAAGCAGTTTGTGGGGCTGAACAACAACGAGAATGGGGTTGATGTGATAGCTGTTTCAACCACGCCCGGTCAGTCTGAGACATTTGAGATTGTAAGAAAGTCTGATGATAAAACCCGTGTTCGAATCAGAGCACCCAATGGATTCTTCTTACAG GCGAAGTCAGAAGTGCTGGTGACTGCAGATTTTGCAGAGAATAGCGAATGGGGAGACAATGATCCCTCAGTTTTTGTGATTAAAAATTCTGGAGGGTTACAGGGCGAGTTTCAAGTGACTAATGGTTATGGATCACAGAGAGCCCCTCAAATTATGCGG AACCATTGGAACACATTCATAGTTGAGGATGACTTCAAGTTCATATCAACAAACGGATTGAACGCTGTGAGAATTCCTGTTGGTTGGTGGATAGCAAGCAATCCAACGCCAAAGCCCTACGTTGAGGGATCATTGCAAGCGTTGGACAACGCCTTCTTGTGGGCTAA GAAATATGGCGTGAAGATTATAATTGATCTTCATGCAGCGCCTGGTTCTCAAAATGGTTGGGAACACAGCTCTTCTAGAGACGGCTCTCAAGAATGGGGCAAAACAGATGAAAATATTCAACAAACAGTTGATGTCATAGAATTCCtaactgcaag GTATGCAAAGAACCCAAGCCTTTATGCAGTTGAACTCATCAATGAACCTCTAGCTCCAGGAGCATCACAAGAGAGCCTAAACAAGTACTACAAGGCTGGCTATGAAGCCGTGCGCAAGCACTCCAATGCTTATGTGGTATTGTCTAACCGGTTAGGACCGGCCGACCCGAGGGAGTTCTTGTCTCTTGCTAGTGGCTTCATGAGATCAGTCATAGATGTCCATTATTACAACCTCTTCTCCAGCGAATTTGacagcatgactgttcagcagAACATTGATTTCGTTCACACCAACAGGACCTCGCAGTTGAATTATGTCACAACATCAAATGGACCCCGTATTTTGATTG GCGAATGGGTAGCTGAGTGGCAAGTTAATGGAGCAACAAAAGAAGAATACCAAAAATTTGCCAAGGCCCAACTAGATGTTTATGGGCGAGCAACATTTGGATGGGCTTATTGGACTCTTAAAAATGTCAATAACCATTGGAGTTTGGAGTGGATGATCAAGAATGGCTATATCAAACTTTAG